CTCATGTACTCCTCGTCGGCGCCGGGCTTGTAGCCCTCGGGCGGGATCGGACGGCCGGTGGCTTCGTCGGTCTTGTAGGCAACGACCTTGTAGCGCGGCTTGGGTGCCGGCGCCTGCGGCTGGCGCGTGGTCACGGCCTTGGCCACCTTGGCGCCGCGGCGCGCGGGCGCCTGGCGGGGAGCGGGAGCCGCCACCGGGGCGACCTTGGTCGAGGGCTTGGCGGTGGCCTTGCGCGCGGCGGCGGGAGCCTTGGCCGGCGCCGCGGCGGGCGCGGCCTTGGCGACCGCCTTCTTCATCGGCGCCGCCGGCACGGCCCTGGCGGCCGGCTTGGCCGCCGGCCTGGGCGCAGGTGCCTTCGCCGCGGCGGACTTCTTCGCCACCGGGGACGGGCTGGCCGGCGCCTTCTTCGCGGGCGCGGCCTTCTTCGCAGCGGTCTTCACGGGCGTCTTCTTCACCGCCGGCTTGGCCTGGGCCGCCTTCTTCGCGACCGGGCCCGCGGCGGCCTTCTTCGCGGGAGCCTTGGCCGGCGCCTTGGCCACGGCCTGCTTCGCAGGGGCCTGCTTCGCGACGGCCTTCCTGGCGACGGCCTTCTTGACCGCGGCCTTGGCCGGGGCGGCCTTCGTGGCCTTCTTCGCTGCGGGCTTGGCGGCCTTGGCGGCCTTCTTGACGGTCTTCTTCACTGCCACGTTCGGCGATCCTTCTGGGACGAGTGGGCGCCGGCCCGCTGGTTGGCGGCCGGCCGCCGGCCTTGCAGCGGGAGCGGGGCATTCACCGACGTGGCCGCATTGCGGCGACGATTGACGTGTCCGGCCACCGGGAGCGCCCCGGGGGGCGCGCAAGTGGCCGGCGCCACACTCCCGACGCTTGGACGGGAAAGCGGGCTGTTATACCCTGCCCCGGCTGCAGCGGCAACCGCGGCGCGCCGCACACCCGACCTTTTGCCGACGCATCTTGATCGATCGCCTGCTCATCGCCCTGCTCCGCGGCTACAAGCGCTGGCTCAGCCCGCTGCTCGGCCCACGCTGCCGGTTCGTCCCCAGCTGCTCGGAATACGCCATGCAGGCGATCTCGCTGCACGGCGCCCTGCGCGGCAGCTGGCTGGCCGTGAAGCGCGTCGGGCGCTGCCATCCCCTCCATC
The sequence above is a segment of the Luteimonas sp. MC1750 genome. Coding sequences within it:
- the dksA gene encoding RNA polymerase-binding protein DksA codes for the protein MAVKKTVKKAAKAAKPAAKKATKAAPAKAAVKKAVARKAVAKQAPAKQAVAKAPAKAPAKKAAAGPVAKKAAQAKPAVKKTPVKTAAKKAAPAKKAPASPSPVAKKSAAAKAPAPRPAAKPAARAVPAAPMKKAVAKAAPAAAPAKAPAAARKATAKPSTKVAPVAAPAPRQAPARRGAKVAKAVTTRQPQAPAPKPRYKVVAYKTDEATGRPIPPEGYKPGADEEYMSPLQLEYFRQRLMDWRADLVEESKQTIENLKDEVRDVGDDAERATRETENSLELRTRDRYRKLIGKIDSTLKRVDSGEYGFSVDSGEEIGLDRLEARLTAERTIDEQERWEHLQKQIGD
- the yidD gene encoding membrane protein insertion efficiency factor YidD, producing MIDRLLIALLRGYKRWLSPLLGPRCRFVPSCSEYAMQAISLHGALRGSWLAVKRVGRCHPLHPGGFDPPPPRDHGPPR